GTTGTAGGCCGTGGACATCACGACCTCGCCATCGGCGAGCATCTGCGGTGGCTGCGCTCCGGCTTCCCACCATACGATGTGGTCTTTGATGGTGTCTAACTTGCGGAAGGCGCGATCTATGCCTTCGGGGGTATTGAGTGTGGGATATATTTTGTTGAGTGGTACGCCATCGGCGATTAGCGCGAATTCCAGGTTTGCCAGAGGCGTGCGGCGCATGCCTCTGCGTCCGGGGAATTTTTCGAGGTCAAAGAAGTCGGCCATTGTGGTGGGTTTTTCACCCGGGATATTCTTCTCGTTGTACGCGTATATGGTGGAGTAAAACAGTGTTGCCACGCCACAGTCCGTCGATGTCCCAAACAAAAAATCCTCTTCCGCAGGCGTTCCATCGGCTCCCGGTGGCAGCGAGTCGATCTCAACGTGTTCGAGCAGGCCCTCATCGCAGCCTTGCGCCCATGTCGGGAATCTCAAATCGACGACATCCCAATGCACATTGCCCGCTTGAACCTGTGCGCGGATTTGTGCCAGCCCGCCGTTGTAGTCTTCGAGGTTGATTTTAATGCCTGTTTCAGCGGTGAACGCTTCGTGGTAGCCTTTGACGCAGGCGCGTGCATAAGATCCGCCCCAGGAAACCACAGTCAGCGGTCGGTCTTCTGAGATGTCACAGCCCAGAGTCAACATCGCCAGCGCGGTTATTACCGCGGTGCATAATGTCTTTCTCTGTTTGGTATTCATGTCGTATCCTCCTCGTCGTCCGGGTCGAGCACCCGGCAGTCTGTTGGTGTCCAGCCGATGCGAATTTTATCGCCTTTCAGCACGGCTCCGTGTCCCACGGTATTGGGTATTTTTGCGATGAATTCCAAGGACTCGCACACGTTCAGGCGAAGGCGCAGATGGTCGCCTAAAAAGGTGATGTCCTCGACTTTTGCTTCGAGTTCATTGGTGTACAGACCAGGTTCGGGTTCTATGGCGACGCGCTCTGGGCGAATCGACAGCGTGGTGGCGTCGCCGATCTGGCAGGGAGCAACGCGCAACGCCTGGATAATTTCGCCGCCGGTTTCCACTTCGCAAATGTCCCCATTTACTTTTGTCACGCGACCGGGCAGGCGGTTGTTTTCGCCGATGAATCGGGCTACAAATGAACGCTCTGGCTCTTCGTAGAGGGCCTCGGGTTCGGCAATTTGCTGGATGTCTCCCCCGCGCAAGACAGCGATGCGGTTCGACATTACCATGGCTTCTTGCTGGTCGTGTG
This portion of the Gemmatimonadota bacterium genome encodes:
- a CDS encoding ABC transporter substrate-binding protein → MNTKQRKTLCTAVITALAMLTLGCDISEDRPLTVVSWGGSYARACVKGYHEAFTAETGIKINLEDYNGGLAQIRAQVQAGNVHWDVVDLRFPTWAQGCDEGLLEHVEIDSLPPGADGTPAEEDFLFGTSTDCGVATLFYSTIYAYNEKNIPGEKPTTMADFFDLEKFPGRRGMRRTPLANLEFALIADGVPLNKIYPTLNTPEGIDRAFRKLDTIKDHIVWWEAGAQPPQMLADGEVVMSTAYNGRIFNAQVLEDQPFVIVWDGQILDLSGLAIVAGTQNLEAAKKFLNFASTAKAMAGVGSHIAYSPTRHSAEALISKHAEKDIDMNPHMPNNPQNSKRALRNAWEWWSVHIDEMNERFSTWLATQ